The window GATATCATCCCGTGTATCGGATGTCAAGAAGGCTGTATAAATGAATTTGTGGAGGGTGGACATCCCCAATGTGCTGTCAATCCGAGAACTAGCTTTGAATATCGTATGTCTTATCAATTGACACTGGCAAAACCAAAGAAGAAGATTGGAGTAATAGGAGCAGGACCCGCTGGGGTTATGGCAGCTGTAATTGCTGCTAAAAGAGGCCATGATGTGACATTAGTAGAAAAAATCGATAAGATCGGCGGTAAAGTGCTGCCTGCAGGGGTTCCTAAAATCAAGTATGAGATTGAAAATTATAGGTTGTACTTGGAAAGGCAGGTGGAACAAGCTAAAGAATTATATGGTCTTTCATTTTTACCGAATATTGATGCTACCCTGAACTGGTTGAAAGAACAGAGATTTGATTCCATTATATTTGCCACAGGATCAAAAGAGCTAAAACTGCCCTTTAAAAATATAGACAAGGTAAATTGGGTGCAGGGTACTGATTTGTTATTATATCCTGAAAAGCTGGGAGATGCAGAGAAAGTTGTAGTTATCGGCGGTGGTGTTGTAGGCTGTGAGATAGCGTATTGGTTGAAATATCAGCATGATAGGGATGTAAAAGTTATTGAGATGGAAAAATATTTTATGAACCATACTTGCACTGCAAACCGAGGCTTTTTGATCCACTATATGGAGAAAGCGGGTGTTGAACTGATGAATTGTACTCGGGTGGTAGATTTTGAAGAAAAAAAGGTAAAAGTGATACAAAATGTGTCTGAAACAGTTCCTGATCCATATATCACTTGGCATCCTATTTTACCGGAGAATATAGAGAATCCTTTAGCTCCTAAATTAAAGATGGAAGAACAAGAAAAATTGATAGAGACAGACCTAGTGGTTATTGCAGTCGGAAATAAACCCGATGATCGCTTGTTCTTTGAGGCTCAAAAAGAAAAGGTGGCCTCAGAGATATACAATATCGGTGATAGCTTTCAGGCAGGAAAGGTATTAGAAGCAACACGAGCTGCTAATGCCCTAGCGCGACGTATTTGAAAGGGGGAAACCTTTTGTCGGTCGTTTGGTGGGTGTTACCGAAAAAGTAAGCACTGGGATAATTTCCGGTGCTTACTTTATTAGGCTGATTCAACAATTACAGGCGAATATATGAATTTTGATAATAATTGACATGAGATGTTGAAAAGTAGTATATTATTATAAATGCTATAAACAAAATGTTTAAAGGCTACATTTAAAACAATTTTTATAAAGGTTAGGGGATAAGAAGGGATGAAAAGAATTATAGCAATACCAACAAATATTGACTTTTATCGATGTGCAATAGGACAACTTGGGTTGATGAGAATTTTGGAAATCGATACTTTTGTGTTGGTTGCTATTATTTTGTTTTTATTGTTGTTAATTATTTTGTTATTTATTAACTTGACAAAATTGAAGCAAAGAAACTATGAAATAAACAACTTCAATCAATTGCGTAAGACCTTTATAGATGCAGACAATCGATTGATATATTTAAAAGATAAAAATTTAAAATACATCTTTGCAAATAAGGCTTTGGAGAAATTTTATGATAAACAATTATCTGAAATTATCGGTTCTGATGATTTTATTTTAACAGATCCGGAGTTTGCTGAAAAACAGAGAAAAACAGACCTTGATGTGCTAGAAAAAAACATTCTTATTGAAGATCAATTGGAATGGCAAAACAACATTTATAAAATGAAAAAATTTCCTGTAAAGCTTTTGAACGGATATTATGGAGTAGGCGCCTATATAGAGGACGTGACAGAAAAAAAGGAACAAATCAAAAAAATTGAGTATTTGAGTTTTCATGATCCTTTAACTGGGCTATACAACCGAAGTTTCTTTGAAGAAGAGATGAGGCGTTTGGATACTGACAGAAATCTTCCTATTTCTGTAATTGTAGGGGATGTCAATGGATTGAAACTGGCAAATGATATTTTTGGACATGATGCTGGTGATGAGCTGCTGCGAGAGGTAGCTAATACTTTTCAAAAAGTTTGTAGATCAGATGATATTATTGCCCGGGTAGGAGGAGATGAATTTGCAATTCTTCTTCCGAAAACTCAAGCAAAGCATGCAAAAGAGATTATGAATAGAATAAAGGAAGAGTTTTCGAAACAAAATATCAAAGCGGTTAAAGGTAGCATATCGATGGGATGTGATGCCAAAGTTGATAAACAACAGGATATTTTGCAGGTTATAAAAAATGCAGAAGATAGAATGTATTCGGAAAAAGTCCTTGATAGAAATCATATGAGGAATATTTCAATAGAAAACATTACTGATGTATTCTATAAGATCAGTCCTAGGGAGAAACAACATTCAAGAAATGTTAGCCAAATATGTGAGGACATAGGTAAGGCAATGAATTTATCAGAAATTGAAATTAGAAGATTGAAAGAGGCAGGATACTTTCATGATATAGGCAAAATTGCATTAGATGAAAGTTTGCTCAACAAAGACGATGAATTGACCCAGCAAGAGTGGAAAGAGATGAAAGAACATCCTATTGTAGGCTATAGAATTTTAAATTCTTTTGATAATACCTTAGATCTGGCAGAATATGTGCTAGCTCATCAAGAAAGATGGGACGGAACCGGTTATCCCAAAGGCTTGAAGGGGGAAGAGGTTCCTAGATTAGCAAGGATCATAGCATTGGCAGAGAGTTATGATAAGATGGTAAATCCATTGTTTAGTAAAGAACCTATGACCAAGCAACAGGCTGTCCGGGAAATTCAAAAATATTCCGGTACCAGATTTGATCCGGAAATTGTTGATGTTTTTGTTAAAATGATAGGATAAACATATCGGTTATTATATAATTATTTTAATAGAAATTTTACTAAAAATTAGATATGAGGGTGTTAAAATGCAACCGGTTTTAACTGAAAGAGATTATTTTGTTCACTATTATGAGATTGATTATAAAAAGAGATGTCTTATTACCAGCATTATGAATTACTTTGAGGATATTGCACTACTGCAAAGTGAGGAGTTGGGGGTGGGGATAGATTACTTTAATCAAAATAATATCGCTTGGGTGCTATATAAATGGGATATTAAGGTTGATAGATACCCGCATTTCGGGGAAACTATCAAGGTGACTACAATGCCCTGTTATTTTAGAAGATTTTATGCCCATAGGAAATTTGAGATATTTAATTGTAAAGGGGATAGCATTGTTGAGGCCAGCTCTGTATGGCTTTTTATGGATACCCGAAAGAAAAGGCTTACAAAGATAAATCAGCATCTATATGAAAAATATTGCATAGATGAAAGTAGTATGCAGCCTATTAGTATGGAGGAAGTGGGTAAGCTTTCAAGGGCGGACAACAGCAGAGAATTTTCTGTAAGGTATAGCGACATAGATACAAACAAACATGTAAATAATGTAAAATATGTGGAGTGGTGCCTTGAAACTATACCTATAGATATAATTTCTAAGTATCAATTGAAGAGATTGAAAGTCACATATAAAAAAGAGACGGAATATGGTGAAAAGATAAAAGTTGCAACTCAGATTTCCCGTCAAAGTGATGGTGTTACTTGTTTTCACAAAATACTGGATGGGCAGCAAAAAGATCTCTGTCTTTTAGAAACTGTATGGGAGAGGTAAAAGGGATTTTATTT is drawn from Clostridia bacterium and contains these coding sequences:
- a CDS encoding thioesterase, whose translation is MQPVLTERDYFVHYYEIDYKKRCLITSIMNYFEDIALLQSEELGVGIDYFNQNNIAWVLYKWDIKVDRYPHFGETIKVTTMPCYFRRFYAHRKFEIFNCKGDSIVEASSVWLFMDTRKKRLTKINQHLYEKYCIDESSMQPISMEEVGKLSRADNSREFSVRYSDIDTNKHVNNVKYVEWCLETIPIDIISKYQLKRLKVTYKKETEYGEKIKVATQISRQSDGVTCFHKILDGQQKDLCLLETVWER
- a CDS encoding diguanylate cyclase; the encoded protein is MKRIIAIPTNIDFYRCAIGQLGLMRILEIDTFVLVAIILFLLLLIILLFINLTKLKQRNYEINNFNQLRKTFIDADNRLIYLKDKNLKYIFANKALEKFYDKQLSEIIGSDDFILTDPEFAEKQRKTDLDVLEKNILIEDQLEWQNNIYKMKKFPVKLLNGYYGVGAYIEDVTEKKEQIKKIEYLSFHDPLTGLYNRSFFEEEMRRLDTDRNLPISVIVGDVNGLKLANDIFGHDAGDELLREVANTFQKVCRSDDIIARVGGDEFAILLPKTQAKHAKEIMNRIKEEFSKQNIKAVKGSISMGCDAKVDKQQDILQVIKNAEDRMYSEKVLDRNHMRNISIENITDVFYKISPREKQHSRNVSQICEDIGKAMNLSEIEIRRLKEAGYFHDIGKIALDESLLNKDDELTQQEWKEMKEHPIVGYRILNSFDNTLDLAEYVLAHQERWDGTGYPKGLKGEEVPRLARIIALAESYDKMVNPLFSKEPMTKQQAVREIQKYSGTRFDPEIVDVFVKMIG